GGCCGTCGGCAAGCCCTTGGTGACGTACGCGATCATCGCACTCTGCGTACTGGTTTACGTTCTGCAGTGGCTGCTGCCCGGCGAGGCTGTCTACCAGCAGTTCGCTTTTGCCAACGTTTTTGCAGACCGTGAGCCATGGAGGATGCTGACGGCGGCGTTCCTCCATTCCCAAAGTTTCCTTCTCCACATCGTGTTGAACATGTACACCTTGTGGATCTTCGGACAAGCCCTTGAGCCGTTGCTCGGGCGGGTCCGGTTCCTGGCCGTTTACTTGCTGTCCGCCGTGGGCGGTTCCATTGGATTCCTGCTCCTCACCCCGGACCGCCCCGTCATAGGCGTGGTGGGTGCCTCGGGGGCGATCTTCGGTCTCTTCGGGGCAATGTTGGTGGTCCAAAGGCACCGCGGTGGGGAAACCCGCCAGCTGTGGGTCTTGATAGCCATCAATGGAGCAATCGGTTTCTTCGTCCAGGGCATTGCCTGGCAGGCGCACCTCGGCGGATTGATCACGGGCGGCCTTGCGGCCGCTGCCATCGCCTATGCCCCCCGCGGTAAGAACCAAGGGCTGCTCCAAGCGGGAGGCTTGGTCCTGGTGGGGGCGCTGCTGGCAATCGTCACCTGGTTCCGCGTTTCTTCAGGCTAGCTGCTGTGCTGCCCAACTAGATCGAATTTGTGCACGTTTTGAGGGGGCAAAAGGCGCACAAATGCGATCTAGTTGGGAGGGTTAGTTCCGGGCTACGGGCTGCCGCAGGATTGTCTTGAGCTTCTCCGGAGCAGTCCGCCTCGCGTCGGACAGATAAATCTCGTGATGTTTCCCTGTGGGCCGAAGACGGTGCGAAGGGATGAAGTCCTTGTGCATCTCTTCCAGAACCGGGCCCTCTGCGTCGTACGGGCCTGTGTGCAGGGTCTGGACGCATAGTCCCTCATTCAACGAGGCCAGCCGCAGCGACTCCAATGCCGGCGCTCCACCCTTGCTCCGTACGGCCTCCACTACAGCGTCTACGTGCCCCGGGGTGATCCAGTCAGGCGTCATGATCATCATGGTCCAGTCCCAACGGGACTTATCCCGTTCCGTGGTGAAGCTGGCCATGTCCTCAGACCACCACAGACCTTCCAGCGGCATCACGCCGTAGTCCCGGCCGAGTTCCTGCTTGCTGAAGAACTTCAGCTTGTACGCGACCGGATACAGCGTTTCCAAGGCATCCCTGTAAGCCTGGGCGGTGTTGGGATCGCCGTGGCCGTCGATCATGAGGAATTGCAGCTCCGGTACCTTGACCAATGCGAACGTTCCTGCCGTGGCCTTGTAGCTTGTGATCTCCTTCTTGAAGTCGACCTTGGTCTTGGACTGTGTGCCCACCGCTCCTCCTCGATGCAGGTCATCCCCGCTCCGGCGTTATCCACAGATGTTATCCACACTGTGAGTAACTTACATACGTGTAGTTAGGACGCTAAAGGCCAGCCGGCACGTGAAATGGGGCAGATATCCCCCGTTTGGCATGTGTTGATCCACATCTGTGGATAACTTTGTCCCCTGCAGGAGGCTGTTTGTGGACAAGAGAAGCCCTGAGGGCAGGGGTGTGGAAAAAGCTGTTAATCCGCCTGTTAATAAGCGCCTATCAACAGAGTTATCAACACTGTTAATAACTTACAGTCGTGTAGTTTCGGAGCTCCTGCGGGCGCTGAAGCCTGCCATGACAAGGGTTTCCGCCGCTATACCCACAACTTTTCCCCATCTGTGGATAACTTGTGAGCGGCTCGTTGTTGTTAAGTGGGTAACTCTGTGAGGACGTCTTCCAGGTGCTTGTTCGAACGTCGGCGAACAAGCACAAGCTCGGGTGGATGAACTTTGACCGAATGAACCTGCAATATCCACAGCCTCGTACACAGTGGGTAAAACCCGGTTGCTACTGCCGGGTAGCCCGGAGAACGCACCAGTCCGGGGCTTTTGGCGCCAGTTCCGTGGATGTCCACAGAAGTTATCCACGGCTGTGGATAAAGTTACGCACTTTCTGTGGAAGGCAAGCACGCCGTCAGGCACTGCGGTGGGCCTTGGCGGAGTTCTCCAAAGCCCGCGGAGCTAGTTCGAAGCCTGAGGAGCGCTCAGTTCCAGACGCCCGAGGAGCCGCGTCGATGGCTGTCCACCAAGTGGGTGTCGATGATTCCCACAGCTTCCATGAGGGCGTACATGGTGGTGGGGCCAACGAAAGCGAAGCCCTTCTTCCGGAGCGCTTTGGACAGCGCTATGGACTCGGGCGACGTCGTGGGAATGTCCGCGAGGGTTTTGGGAGCGGGCGTCTTGTCGGGCTTAAATGACCAGACAAAGTCAACCAGCCCACCTTCCTCACGGAGGGCAATGGTGGCTTTGGCGTTGGTGATCGTTGCACGTATCTTGAGGCGGTTCCGTACGATGTCCGCATCCAGCATCAACCGCTCCACATCAGCCTCGGTAAAGGTGGCCACGCTCTCCGGATGGAAATCAAGGAAGGCTTCCCTGAACGCTTCCCTCTTTCGGAGGATGGTGGCCCAGGACAGCCCGGCTTGGAAGCCTTCCAGGCTGATGCGTTCATATAGCCCCTGCTCGTCCCGGACAGGCATTCCCCATTCATGGTCGTAGTAAGCCTGCATCAAGGGATCCGAAGCTGCCCACGCAGGCCGTGCCAGGCCGTCCC
The Paenarthrobacter ureafaciens genome window above contains:
- a CDS encoding rhomboid family intramembrane serine protease encodes the protein MSYGIPSAEPSADIPVCPRHPDRPSYVRCQRCGRPACPECQRAAAVGFQCVDCVNEQKRTTPTYRAPYGGALAVGKPLVTYAIIALCVLVYVLQWLLPGEAVYQQFAFANVFADREPWRMLTAAFLHSQSFLLHIVLNMYTLWIFGQALEPLLGRVRFLAVYLLSAVGGSIGFLLLTPDRPVIGVVGASGAIFGLFGAMLVVQRHRGGETRQLWVLIAINGAIGFFVQGIAWQAHLGGLITGGLAAAAIAYAPRGKNQGLLQAGGLVLVGALLAIVTWFRVSSG
- a CDS encoding GyrI-like domain-containing protein produces the protein MGTQSKTKVDFKKEITSYKATAGTFALVKVPELQFLMIDGHGDPNTAQAYRDALETLYPVAYKLKFFSKQELGRDYGVMPLEGLWWSEDMASFTTERDKSRWDWTMMIMTPDWITPGHVDAVVEAVRSKGGAPALESLRLASLNEGLCVQTLHTGPYDAEGPVLEEMHKDFIPSHRLRPTGKHHEIYLSDARRTAPEKLKTILRQPVARN
- a CDS encoding DNA-3-methyladenine glycosylase I → MNPAENGTVIGGDGLARPAWAASDPLMQAYYDHEWGMPVRDEQGLYERISLEGFQAGLSWATILRKREAFREAFLDFHPESVATFTEADVERLMLDADIVRNRLKIRATITNAKATIALREEGGLVDFVWSFKPDKTPAPKTLADIPTTSPESIALSKALRKKGFAFVGPTTMYALMEAVGIIDTHLVDSHRRGSSGVWN